The Trichosurus vulpecula isolate mTriVul1 chromosome 4, mTriVul1.pri, whole genome shotgun sequence genome contains a region encoding:
- the EME1 gene encoding crossover junction endonuclease EME1 isoform X1, producing the protein MMGPKKLPLDTSESDSEELPIFTFLKQKPSLTKSSQVVVHSSEAECSSSPGSKELSAVQEAARTVSPEELVTVLSSDSEEEEELIPLVQRLQCRMTNSFSKAQESSHQDSSSQTKCALDHQPNEGRADEWKEQHFPKALALSNSSSVKDASENDRDVVEEEPRNHLPVYYSASPVQIRNLSATEESSVLCPPQKRTKYTQKERGRGRQGPLQSQRKQKETEQRQQERERKKALANMLKAQKPEECLKHITIVLDPALLQLDGGGQVLSALQAMECHCAIEAQTIPCSITWKRRASLSQDEKGNLTEEPIILVLLQEKEFMTMIYNSKQDGPEGKETLQSFVTWVTAKTLGKTLSLAVVEQEKYSSSPKPQRRQKQGVTVNRDQAKRKVNQKGSKENREFTPTLSRVEVETALVELQLHTEAQIRILKSWKELADFICMFTKAVAEAPFKRSRDWTNFSFCPASDWAGGVKVDCSGKGLALVWRRQIQQLNRVSLEIASAIVTAYPSPRLLLQVSKNQLAVNSCFSHQKKLQLSARDIQVRRREGVTSTSRRVGPELSRRIYFQMTTLQPDLSLDGSE; encoded by the exons ATGATGGGTCCAAAGAAGCTACCACTGGATACAAGTGAGAGTGACTCTGAGGAGTTGCCAATATTTACGTTTCTGAAACAGAAGCCATCTTTAACAAAGAGCAGCCAAGTTGTGGTCCACAGCTCAGAAGCTGAGTGTTCTTCTTCCCCAGGGTCAAAAGAGTTGTCCGCTGTCCAAGAGGCAGCCAGAACTGTTTCCCCAGAAGAGCTAGTTACAGTGTTAAGTAGTGatagtgaagaggaagaggagcttATTCCCCTGGTACAGAGACTTCAATGTAGAATGACAAATagtttttctaaagcacaggaaTCAAGCCATCAGGACTCAAGCTCCCAAACTAAATGTGCTTTGGACCATCAGCCCAATGAAGGAAGAGCAgatgaatggaaagaacagcatTTTCCAAAGGCCCTTGCTCTCTCTAATTCTTCCTCAGTTAAAGATGCTTCAGAGAATGACAGGGATGTTGTTGAAGAAGAGCCACGCAATCATCTTCCAGTCTACTACTCTGCCTCCCCAGTCCAGATTAGAAATTTGTCAGCCACGGAGGAAAGTTCAGTGCTCTGTCCTCCCCAGAAGAGAACTAAGTACActcagaaggagagaggaagaggtcgTCAGGGTCCCCTCCAGtcccaaagaaaacagaaggaaactgagcagagacagcaagagagagaacGGAAAAAAGCCCTGGCCAACATGCTAAAAGCACAGAAGCCAGAGGAGTGTCTGAAACACATCACAATTGTATTAGATCCAG CTCTCTTACAGCTTGATGGTGGTGGTCAGGTCCTCAGTGCTCTGCAAGCTATGGAGTGTCACTGTGCAATTGAGGCACAGACCATTCCATGTAGCATCACTTGGAAGAGGAGAGCCAGCCTGTCTCAG GATGAAAAGGGAAACTTGACTGAAGAGCCAATCATTCTGGTCCTGCTCCAGGAAAAAGAGTTTATGACCATGATCTACAATTCAAAGCAG GATGGCCCTGAAGGGAAGGAAACTCTGCAGAGCTTTGTAACTTGGGTCACAGCAAAAACATTAGGAAAAACTCTGTCACTGGCAGTCGTGGAACAGGAAAAATATTCTAG cTCTCCAAAACCCCAGAGGAGGCAGAAACAGGGAGTCACAGTGAATAGAGACCAAGCCAAGAGGAAGGTAAATCAGAAGGGATCAAAGGAGAACAGAGAGTTTACTCCCACACTGTCCAGGGTAGAAGTAGAAACG GCTTTGGTGGAGTTGCAGCTTCACACAGAAGCCCAGATTAGAATCCTGAAGAGTTGGAAGGAGCTGGCTGACTTCATCTGTATGTTCACCAAGGCTGTGGCTGAGGCACCCTTCAA GAGATCTCGGGATTGGACTAATTTTTCCTTCTGTCCGGCGAGTGATTGGGCTGGAGGGGTGAAGGTGGACTGCTCTGGTAAGGGACTTGCACTAGTCTGGAGGAGACAGATTCAACAGCTAAATCGAGTTAGCTTGGAGATTGCCAGTGCAATTGTAACTGCCTATCCCTCACCTCGGCTTCTGCTACAG GTCAGCAAAAACCAGCTTGCTGTGAACAGCTGCTTTTCCCACCAGAAAAAGCTGCAGCTGTCAGCCagag ACATCCAGGTGCGCCGAAGGGAGGGTGTAACATCTACTTCTCGCCGAGTTGGACCAGAGCTCTCTAGGCGCATCTATTTTCAGATGACTACTTTGCAGCCTGACCTCTCTCTGGACGGTTCAGAATGA
- the EME1 gene encoding crossover junction endonuclease EME1 isoform X2, whose product MMGPKKLPLDTSESDSEELPIFTFLKQKPSLTKSSQVVVHSSEAECSSSPGSKELSAVQEAARTVSPEELVTVLSSDSEEEEELIPLVQRLQCRMTNSFSKAQESSHQDSSSQTKCALDHQPNEGRADEWKEQHFPKALALSNSSSVKDASENDRDVVEEEPRNHLPVYYSASPVQIRNLSATEESSVLCPPQKRTKYTQKERGRGRQGPLQSQRKQKETEQRQQERERKKALANMLKAQKPEECLKHITIVLDPALLQLDGGGQVLSALQAMECHCAIEAQTIPCSITWKRRASLSQDEKGNLTEEPIILVLLQEKEFMTMIYNSKQDGPEGKETLQSFVTWVTAKTLGKTLSLAVVEQEKYSSSPKPQRRQKQGVTVNRDQAKRKVNQKGSKENREFTPTLSRVEVETALVELQLHTEAQIRILKSWKELADFICMFTKAVAEAPFKRSRDWTNFSFCPASDWAGGVKVDCSGKGLALVWRRQIQQLNRVSLEIASAIVTAYPSPRLLLQAYQQCLSEQECHNLLADIQVRRREGVTSTSRRVGPELSRRIYFQMTTLQPDLSLDGSE is encoded by the exons ATGATGGGTCCAAAGAAGCTACCACTGGATACAAGTGAGAGTGACTCTGAGGAGTTGCCAATATTTACGTTTCTGAAACAGAAGCCATCTTTAACAAAGAGCAGCCAAGTTGTGGTCCACAGCTCAGAAGCTGAGTGTTCTTCTTCCCCAGGGTCAAAAGAGTTGTCCGCTGTCCAAGAGGCAGCCAGAACTGTTTCCCCAGAAGAGCTAGTTACAGTGTTAAGTAGTGatagtgaagaggaagaggagcttATTCCCCTGGTACAGAGACTTCAATGTAGAATGACAAATagtttttctaaagcacaggaaTCAAGCCATCAGGACTCAAGCTCCCAAACTAAATGTGCTTTGGACCATCAGCCCAATGAAGGAAGAGCAgatgaatggaaagaacagcatTTTCCAAAGGCCCTTGCTCTCTCTAATTCTTCCTCAGTTAAAGATGCTTCAGAGAATGACAGGGATGTTGTTGAAGAAGAGCCACGCAATCATCTTCCAGTCTACTACTCTGCCTCCCCAGTCCAGATTAGAAATTTGTCAGCCACGGAGGAAAGTTCAGTGCTCTGTCCTCCCCAGAAGAGAACTAAGTACActcagaaggagagaggaagaggtcgTCAGGGTCCCCTCCAGtcccaaagaaaacagaaggaaactgagcagagacagcaagagagagaacGGAAAAAAGCCCTGGCCAACATGCTAAAAGCACAGAAGCCAGAGGAGTGTCTGAAACACATCACAATTGTATTAGATCCAG CTCTCTTACAGCTTGATGGTGGTGGTCAGGTCCTCAGTGCTCTGCAAGCTATGGAGTGTCACTGTGCAATTGAGGCACAGACCATTCCATGTAGCATCACTTGGAAGAGGAGAGCCAGCCTGTCTCAG GATGAAAAGGGAAACTTGACTGAAGAGCCAATCATTCTGGTCCTGCTCCAGGAAAAAGAGTTTATGACCATGATCTACAATTCAAAGCAG GATGGCCCTGAAGGGAAGGAAACTCTGCAGAGCTTTGTAACTTGGGTCACAGCAAAAACATTAGGAAAAACTCTGTCACTGGCAGTCGTGGAACAGGAAAAATATTCTAG cTCTCCAAAACCCCAGAGGAGGCAGAAACAGGGAGTCACAGTGAATAGAGACCAAGCCAAGAGGAAGGTAAATCAGAAGGGATCAAAGGAGAACAGAGAGTTTACTCCCACACTGTCCAGGGTAGAAGTAGAAACG GCTTTGGTGGAGTTGCAGCTTCACACAGAAGCCCAGATTAGAATCCTGAAGAGTTGGAAGGAGCTGGCTGACTTCATCTGTATGTTCACCAAGGCTGTGGCTGAGGCACCCTTCAA GAGATCTCGGGATTGGACTAATTTTTCCTTCTGTCCGGCGAGTGATTGGGCTGGAGGGGTGAAGGTGGACTGCTCTGGTAAGGGACTTGCACTAGTCTGGAGGAGACAGATTCAACAGCTAAATCGAGTTAGCTTGGAGATTGCCAGTGCAATTGTAACTGCCTATCCCTCACCTCGGCTTCTGCTACAG gcatatCAGCAGTGTTTATCCGAGCAAGAATGTCACAATCTGCTTGCAGACATCCAGGTGCGCCGAAGGGAGGGTGTAACATCTACTTCTCGCCGAGTTGGACCAGAGCTCTCTAGGCGCATCTATTTTCAGATGACTACTTTGCAGCCTGACCTCTCTCTGGACGGTTCAGAATGA
- the XYLT2 gene encoding xylosyltransferase 2 translates to MVASARVQKLVRRYKLAIATVLAILLLQGLVVWSFSGLEEEEPGEKGRQRKPRPPDPGEGSKDRDSSAGRRGNAGRRHGRWKGRVDSPGVLVAKVVRAVTGKHRFSRRIPPAPPREPLSRQNLSTGGGGEGLPGAGVVGAFQQGDTGSVEGAPQPTENGFTPKCEITGKDALSALARASTKQCQQEIANVVCLHQAGSLMPKVVPRHCQLSGKVSPMIQWDESRVQLPPGRPTVRIAYMLVVHGRAIRQLKRLLKAVYHERHFFYIHVDKRSNYLYREVVALAQHYANVRVTPWRMGTIWGGASLLKMYLRSMQDLLEAPGWTWDFFINLSATDYPTRTNDELVTFLSKYHDKNFLKSHGRDNSRFIKKQGLDRLFHECDSHMWRLGERQIPEGIVVDGGSDWFALTRSFVEYVVYTDDPLVAQLRQFYTYTLLPAESFFHTVLENSPTCNTLVDNNLRVTNWNRKLGCKCQYKHIVDWCGCSPNDFKPQDFLRLQQLSRPTFFARKFESTVNQEVLEILDSHLYGSYPPNTPALKAYWENAHDFADGLGGLSDILLTAYTAFSRLGLRHAAAMASPSTNQLCRFEPKGFPSSVHLYFYDDRFQGYLLTQKVQPVASGPEEALEMWLMPRGALKLTEHNGQANRLQNLEVGTEWDPKERLFRNFGGLLGPLDEPVAMQRWARGPNLTATVVWIDPTFVVATSYDITVDSEAEVTQYKPPLSRPLRPGAWTVRLLQFWEPLGETRFLVLPLTFNRKLPLRKDDGSWLHAGPPHNEYMEQSFQGLSGILNLPRPEQAEEASRRHSELTGPALEDWTDSTLGSFWSVAGLCATGPSICPNLEPCSRTSWSSLSPDPKSELGPVKADGRLR, encoded by the exons AAGGGACGACAGAGGAAGCCACGGCCACCAGACCCAGGCGAGGGCTCTAAAGACAGAGATAGCTCTGCAGGGCGACGGGGAAATGCAGGCCGGAGGCACGGGCGCTGGAAAGGCCGAGTGGATAGCCCTGGGGTGTTGGTGGCCAAAGTGGTGAGAGCCGTCACGGGCAAGCACAGATTTAGCCGCCGGatcccccctgccccaccccgaGAACCCCTCAGCCGCCAGAATCTGAGTactggaggtggaggagaggggcTACCTGGGGCAGGTGTTGTTGGCGCCTTCCAGCAGGGTGACACAGGCAGCGTGGAGGGTGCTCCCCAGCCCACAGAGAACGGCTTCACCCCCAAGTGTGAGATCACAGGCAAGGATGCCCTGTCTGCCTTGGCCCGGGCCAGCACCAAGCAGTGTCAGCAGGAGATCGCCAATGTGGTGTGTCTGCACCAAGCAGGGAGTCTCATGCCCAAGGTGGTACCCCGACACTGCCAGCTGTCTG GAAAGGTGAGCCCCATGATTCAGTGGGACGAGAGCAGAGTGCAGTTACCACCGGGCAGGCCCACAGTGCGAATTGCCTACATGCTGGTGGTTCATGGTCGCGCCATCCGGCAGCTCAAGCGACTCCTCAAGGCTGTTTACCACGAGCGACACTTTTTCTACATCCATGTAGACAAG CGCTCTAACTACTTATACCGAGAGGTGGTTGCTCTAGCCCAGCACTATGCCAACGTGCGGGTGACCCCTTGGCGCATGGGCACCATCTGGGGTGGTGCGAGTCTCTTGAAGATGTATCTACGCAGCATGCAGGACTTGCTAGAGGCACCTGGCTGGACCTGGGACTTCTTCATCAACCTTAGTGCCACCGACTACCCCACCAG GACCAATGACGAGCTGGTGACATTCCTCTCCAAATACCATGATAAGAACTTCCTCAAGTCTCATGGCCGGGACAACTCAAG GTTCATCAAGAAACAGGGCCTGGACCGGCTCTTTCATGAGTGTGACTCCCACATGTGGCGCCTGGGAGAACGGCAGATCCCAGAGGGCATTGTCGTGGATGGCGGCTCAGATTGGTTTGCCCTGACCCGCAGCTTCGTGGAGTACGTGGTCTATACAGACGATCCCCTTGTGGCTCAGCTGCGCCAGTTCTATACCTACACACTTCTACCAGCTGAG TCCTTCTTCCACACTGTGCTGGAGAACAGCCCCACCTGCAACACCCTCGTGGACAACAACTTGCGTGTCACAAACTGGAACCGTAAGCTGGGCTGCAAATGTCAGTACAAGCACATCGTGGACTGGTGTGGCTGCTCCCCCAATGACTTCAAGCCCCAGGACTTCCTTCGGCTACAG CAACTCTCCAGACCTACCTTCTTTGCCCGAAAATTTGAGTCAACTGTGAACCAGGAAGTGCTGGAAATCTTGGACTCTCACCTTTATGGTAGTTACCCCCCCAACACGCCAGCCCTCAAAGCATACTGGGAAAATGCCCACGACTTTGCCGACGGCCTGGGTGGGCTCAGCGACATCCTCCTCACTGCCTACACAGCTTTTTCGAGGCTTGGCCTACGCCATGCTGCCGCCATGGCATCCCCTTCAACTAACCAGCTCTGCAG GTTTGAGCCTAAGGGCTTCCCATCCAGTGTCCACCTGTATTTCTATGATGACCGTTTCCAGGGCTACTTGTTGACCCAGAAGGTGCAGCCTGTGGCCTCTGGGCCCGAAGAGGCGCTGGAGATGTGGCTGATGCCTCGGGGGGCCCTGAAGCTGACAGAACACAATGGTCAGGCCAACCGGCTGCAGAACCTGGAG GTGGGCACAGAGTGGGACCCCAAAGAACGTCTCTTCCGGAATTTTGGGGGACTGTTGGGGCCTCTGGATGAGCCAGTGGCCATGCAGCGCTGGGCCCGTGGCCCCAACCTCACAGCCACTGTGGTTTGGATCGACCCCACCTTTGTGGTGGCCACCTCGTATGATATCACTGTGGACTCTGAAGCTGAGGTCACTCAATATAAGCCTCCCCTGAGCCGGCCCCTGCGACCCGGTGCCTGGACCGTCCGCCTGCTGCAGTTCTGGGAACCGCTGGGTGAAACCCGCTTCCTGGTGTTGCCCCTGACCTTCAACCGCAAACTACCTCTCAGGAAAG ATGATGGAAGCTGGCTACATGCTGGGCCTCCCCACAATGAGTACATGGAGCAGAGTTTCCAGGGCCTGAGTGGAATCTTGAACCTTCCCCGGCCAGAGCAGGCAGAAGAGGCTTCTCGGAGGCACTCAGAATTGACCGGCCCCGCCCTGGAGGACTGGACAGATAGCACCTTGGGCAGCTTCTGGTCAGTGGCAGGGCTGTGTGCCACAGGTCCCTCCATCTGTCCCAACCTGGAGCCCTGCAGCCGGACCAGCTGGAGTTCCCTGTCTCCTGACCCTAAGTCAGAGCTCGGTCCTGTCAAAGCTGATGGCCGGCTGAGGTAG
- the MRPL27 gene encoding 39S ribosomal protein L27, mitochondrial has protein sequence MAATVLLSLVAQKTGPVLARGAVSAGLSPSQVMATTVRYASKKTGGSSKNLGGKSPGKHYGIKKLEGQYVHPGNIIGTQRQFRWHPGAHVGLGKNKCLYALEEGTVHYTKDVYVPNPNSPEGVDLVTQLPKGAVLYKTFVHVVPAKPVGTFKLVAML, from the exons ATGGCGGCGACGGTGCTGCTATCGTTGGTGGCGCAGAAAACAGGCCCCGTCCTGGCTCGGGGAGCGG TTAGTGCAGGGCTGTCTCCCTCTCAGGTCATGGCTACCACTGTTAGATATGCATCCAAGAAGACTGGAGGTAGCTCAAAAAACCTTGGTGGGAAGTCACCAGGCAAACACTATGGCATCAAGAAATTGGAGG GTCAATATGTTCATCCTGGCAACATCATTGGGACTCAGCGCCAGTTCCGCTGGCATCCAGGAGCTCAT GTAGGACTGGGTAAGAACAAGTGTCTCTATGCCCTGGAAGAGGGCACTGTCCACTACACAAAGGATGTATATGTGCCCAATCCCAACAGTCCTGAAGGTGTAGACTTGGTCACCCAGCTGCCCaagggtgctgtgctctataagacTTTTGTCCACGTTGTCCCTGCCAAGCCTGTGGGCACCTTCAAATTGGTGGCTATGCTCTGA
- the EME1 gene encoding crossover junction endonuclease EME1 isoform X3 yields MMGPKKLPLDTSESDSEELPIFTFLKQKPSLTKSSQVVVHSSEAECSSSPGSKELSAVQEAARTVSPEELVTVLSSDSEEEEELIPLVQRLQCRMTNSFSKAQESSHQDSSSQTKCALDHQPNEGRADEWKEQHFPKALALSNSSSVKDASENDRDVVEEEPRNHLPVYYSASPVQIRNLSATEESSVLCPPQKRTKYTQKERGRGRQGPLQSQRKQKETEQRQQERERKKALANMLKAQKPEECLKHITIVLDPALLQLDGGGQVLSALQAMECHCAIEAQTIPCSITWKRRASLSQDEKGNLTEEPIILVLLQEKEFMTMIYNSKQDGPEGKETLQSFVTWVTAKTLGKTLSLAVVEQEKYSSSPKPQRRQKQGVTVNRDQAKRKVNQKGSKENREFTPTLSRVEVETALVELQLHTEAQIRILKSWKELADFICMFTKAVAEAPFKRSRDWTNFSFCPASDWAGGVKVDCSGKGLALVWRRQIQQLNRVSLEIASAIVTAYPSPRLLLQE; encoded by the exons ATGATGGGTCCAAAGAAGCTACCACTGGATACAAGTGAGAGTGACTCTGAGGAGTTGCCAATATTTACGTTTCTGAAACAGAAGCCATCTTTAACAAAGAGCAGCCAAGTTGTGGTCCACAGCTCAGAAGCTGAGTGTTCTTCTTCCCCAGGGTCAAAAGAGTTGTCCGCTGTCCAAGAGGCAGCCAGAACTGTTTCCCCAGAAGAGCTAGTTACAGTGTTAAGTAGTGatagtgaagaggaagaggagcttATTCCCCTGGTACAGAGACTTCAATGTAGAATGACAAATagtttttctaaagcacaggaaTCAAGCCATCAGGACTCAAGCTCCCAAACTAAATGTGCTTTGGACCATCAGCCCAATGAAGGAAGAGCAgatgaatggaaagaacagcatTTTCCAAAGGCCCTTGCTCTCTCTAATTCTTCCTCAGTTAAAGATGCTTCAGAGAATGACAGGGATGTTGTTGAAGAAGAGCCACGCAATCATCTTCCAGTCTACTACTCTGCCTCCCCAGTCCAGATTAGAAATTTGTCAGCCACGGAGGAAAGTTCAGTGCTCTGTCCTCCCCAGAAGAGAACTAAGTACActcagaaggagagaggaagaggtcgTCAGGGTCCCCTCCAGtcccaaagaaaacagaaggaaactgagcagagacagcaagagagagaacGGAAAAAAGCCCTGGCCAACATGCTAAAAGCACAGAAGCCAGAGGAGTGTCTGAAACACATCACAATTGTATTAGATCCAG CTCTCTTACAGCTTGATGGTGGTGGTCAGGTCCTCAGTGCTCTGCAAGCTATGGAGTGTCACTGTGCAATTGAGGCACAGACCATTCCATGTAGCATCACTTGGAAGAGGAGAGCCAGCCTGTCTCAG GATGAAAAGGGAAACTTGACTGAAGAGCCAATCATTCTGGTCCTGCTCCAGGAAAAAGAGTTTATGACCATGATCTACAATTCAAAGCAG GATGGCCCTGAAGGGAAGGAAACTCTGCAGAGCTTTGTAACTTGGGTCACAGCAAAAACATTAGGAAAAACTCTGTCACTGGCAGTCGTGGAACAGGAAAAATATTCTAG cTCTCCAAAACCCCAGAGGAGGCAGAAACAGGGAGTCACAGTGAATAGAGACCAAGCCAAGAGGAAGGTAAATCAGAAGGGATCAAAGGAGAACAGAGAGTTTACTCCCACACTGTCCAGGGTAGAAGTAGAAACG GCTTTGGTGGAGTTGCAGCTTCACACAGAAGCCCAGATTAGAATCCTGAAGAGTTGGAAGGAGCTGGCTGACTTCATCTGTATGTTCACCAAGGCTGTGGCTGAGGCACCCTTCAA GAGATCTCGGGATTGGACTAATTTTTCCTTCTGTCCGGCGAGTGATTGGGCTGGAGGGGTGAAGGTGGACTGCTCTGGTAAGGGACTTGCACTAGTCTGGAGGAGACAGATTCAACAGCTAAATCGAGTTAGCTTGGAGATTGCCAGTGCAATTGTAACTGCCTATCCCTCACCTCGGCTTCTGCTACAG GAATGA